GTCTGTTCCGATTGAAACCCGTTAAAAAGGCTATTCGGAATGTTTTTCTAACAGCCACTCTAATTTTCTTTATGCGGGCTGATAGCCGATGTCGGGCAGGTCTGGATGCAGGACCCGTCTCCAATACACAGATCGGTGTTGATTTCCACACTGCCGTCGCTGTTTCTAGTAAAGGTCGGGCACCCAAAATCCGCCACGCACGTGTAATGACGGTCGCAGATCGACTGATCGATGGCCACCCTCCTGACCTTGTAACCTTCCTTGCGGCGCTGCTCCCGCGTGAATTTCAACATGCAGGGATGCCTGGCGATCACCACACTGAAGCACTCGTCGTCGACAGCGGTCTTGACGAGCTCTGTCAACTTCGCCTGCTGGTAGGTATCCACTTCGTAAATCTTTTTGACGCCCAAACCTTCCAGCACCGACCTGACAGGCACTTTATCGGTTGCCGTGTTGAAATTGCGTCCGGTGGCCGGGTGGTCCTGATGCCCGGTCATGGCCGTGGTCCCGTTCTCCATCAGGATCAATGTGATGTTGTGCCGGTTGAACACCGCATTGATGATCCCGGGCAACGCGGCGTGGAAAAAGGTCGAGTCACCCATGAAGGCCACCACCTTCCTGGTATCGTTGAAAAGCGACAGTCCCGACCCCATCCCCGTCGATGCCCCCATGCACATCAAAAGCTCGCCCATCTCATAAGGAGGCAGGTAACCGAGGGTGTGGCATCCAATGTCGGCCACGGTGATGTCCCTGTCGGAAAGCGCCTGTTTGATTGCGAAAAACGCACTGCGGTGACCGCAGCCCGGGCACAACTGTGCGGGGCGCTCCGGCGCCTCTTCGCCCTGTGGGTTGTGTGGCAAATCAGACGGCAGCATGTCCGGCCACATATCGGCGATCAGGTGGTACACCTTGTCGGCCGTGTACTCGCCGATCCAGTCTTCCACCCCCTGCTTCCCTACGATTCTGCTGGTCAGCCCGGCCTCGTAGGCTATTTTCTTTACCTCTCCCTCCAGAATATTATCCAGTTCTTCGAGAACCTTCACTTCCTTGTGCGCGGCGACGAATTCCCGGATCAGCTTCTGCGGCACCGGGTGGACAACACCCAGTTTCAAGACATCCGGTTTTACAGCCGCACGTTCAAGCACATCCATGAGCGACAGGTAAGGAAGCCCCATGGTAATGACGCCCTGCTCATGGTTGCCGTGCTCCAGGATGCGGTTGATCCCCGTATGTTCAGCGTACCCCGCAACCGTGTTGAGGCGCTCGAGAGCCATCCGCTTCTTGGCGAACACCTCCTTCGTCAGGGGAATGTACGGCCCGTTG
This genomic window from Deltaproteobacteria bacterium contains:
- a CDS encoding thiamine pyrophosphate-dependent enzyme; the protein is MKKMGDMLLRKEPFEEIVIGNTALVRAMIESGTRVVSSYPGSPTPEIATAIRSIPANECPFYFEFSTNEKVATEVAYGAAVNGHLSTVFFKSVGLNVAADTFVQLSLMNIIGGMVVVLGDDPGANSSQNEQDNRHVARLSYTPVLEPANPTEVYQFYKEAVSLSKQHHMPIVLRLTTHVCHAKEKVAFEGLSAMPFDDTPQFDVRNGPYIPLTKEVFAKKRMALERLNTVAGYAEHTGINRILEHGNHEQGVITMGLPYLSLMDVLERAAVKPDVLKLGVVHPVPQKLIREFVAAHKEVKVLEELDNILEGEVKKIAYEAGLTSRIVGKQGVEDWIGEYTADKVYHLIADMWPDMLPSDLPHNPQGEEAPERPAQLCPGCGHRSAFFAIKQALSDRDITVADIGCHTLGYLPPYEMGELLMCMGASTGMGSGLSLFNDTRKVVAFMGDSTFFHAALPGIINAVFNRHNITLILMENGTTAMTGHQDHPATGRNFNTATDKVPVRSVLEGLGVKKIYEVDTYQQAKLTELVKTAVDDECFSVVIARHPCMLKFTREQRRKEGYKVRRVAIDQSICDRHYTCVADFGCPTFTRNSDGSVEINTDLCIGDGSCIQTCPTSAISPHKEN